Genomic segment of Mycoplasmopsis edwardii:
TTGATTTTCTAAAATATCCAATTTTTGGTAGATCAATAAACAAAATTCAGATCCCGATTAAAGAAGGTGGTTCAGCTGCTTCTTTAATAGAAACTGCAGTCGGATTCTACTTATCAAAAAGAGACGGATTAAATGTTATTGCAGAAATGGAAAAAAGGAGGTTAGAGGAAGATGAATAATTTATCAGGACCAAGCTATATTCCTGATATAGCTTTTAGAGAAGGTACGCCAAGTATTTTATTTAGTATTGGATCATTTAGCTTTTATACATACTCATTAATGATTATGACAGGTTATTTAGCTTCAATCTTAACAATCTTTTTCTTTTGAAGAAGAGAAAAAATGAATATGGATGTACTTTATGGTTTAATCTTAATTACAATCCCTATGGGTATTATAGGTTCGCGTTTAGGTTTCGTATTTGAAGAATTGATTTATAGTCCAGAACCATTTAAGGGATCGGCTTGATATGCTTTATGAGACGGGGGATTAAGTATCCAAGGAGGTGTCTTCTTCACCATCATAGCAGACTTAATCTATGCTTATACTAAGAGACATATTATCGATGTTAGAAAAGCAGCATCAATTATCATACCAACAATTCTAGTTGGGCAATTTATTGGTAGATTTGGAAACTATGGAAACCATGAGGTTTATGGAAAAATCGATTGAACAGGAGCTAGTGTAATTCCATTAGGAAGATCATTCGCAAATAATATGTATATCTCTGATGCATACACAGATCAATTAAATCTTGAAGGTGCTTATAGATATCCTTTATTCTTATATGAAGGATTAGCAAACTTAGTCGGATACTTAATAATAGTTTGAGTATTTAACTTATTATGATCATTTAGACCAGGAGCCACTTCTGGACTATACTTAGTGTGATACGGTGTTTTAAGACTTGCTCTTGAACCACTTAGACAAGAATCATACTTATACTACTCAATCATTGCTTTAGGATTTGCTCTTGCAGGTACAATAATCTTTATTTACTACCAATTCTGAGCGAAAATTAAATACACAACAACTATTAAACACAAAATTTTTAAACATTATGAATATCAAAATGAAGCACAGTATCTTGCATATGTAAACAGAACTTCATTCTCACACTTATTTAAATTAACTTTATCATACACATGATTTAAGTAATCAAGGAGATTAATATGGAAAACAGAAAAATATATGACCTAGCCATTATTGGAGGAGGTCCAGCAGGATTAAATGCTGCTTTATATGCTTCAAGAGCTAATTTAAATGTAGTTTTCATTGAAAAATCAGCTCCTGGTGGAAAATTATCTTCGACAAGTAAAATTGAAAACTGATTAGGAACTGAAAACATTGAAGGTTGAGAATTAGCTACAGAATTTTTTGATCATGCTAAAAAATATGGTGCTGAGTACAAATATGGTGATGTAGTTGAATTAAAAAATCATGGTGATTTTGATAAAGAATTAGTTTTATCAAATGGAAGTTCTATTTTTAGTAAAACAGTTTTAATTGCCTCAGGAATGAAAAATAGAGTACCTTCATTTATCGAAAATATAGAAAGTTTTTTTCATAATGGAGTTAGCTTCTGCGCAATTTGTGATGGACCATTATTCAAAAATGCTCCTTCATTAGTTTTAGGTGGTGGTAACTCTGCTGTTGAGGAAGGAACATACTTAACAAAAATTGCTTCACATGTATATTTTGTTATTAG
This window contains:
- a CDS encoding NAD(P)/FAD-dependent oxidoreductase, giving the protein MENRKIYDLAIIGGGPAGLNAALYASRANLNVVFIEKSAPGGKLSSTSKIENWLGTENIEGWELATEFFDHAKKYGAEYKYGDVVELKNHGDFDKELVLSNGSSIFSKTVLIASGMKNRVPSFIENIESFFHNGVSFCAICDGPLFKNAPSLVLGGGNSAVEEGTYLTKIASHVYFVIREKEFTAEKRLVDDLMKAKNITIFRESQIVSLGGTGLLQNALIKNNITNKETNIEIASFFPYIGMEATTTFIKDLDIIDDKGFIITDDFMQTKIKGIFAAGDIRKKDIRQIVTAASDGAIAAKKISDLLNSI
- the lgt gene encoding prolipoprotein diacylglyceryl transferase translates to MNNLSGPSYIPDIAFREGTPSILFSIGSFSFYTYSLMIMTGYLASILTIFFFWRREKMNMDVLYGLILITIPMGIIGSRLGFVFEELIYSPEPFKGSAWYALWDGGLSIQGGVFFTIIADLIYAYTKRHIIDVRKAASIIIPTILVGQFIGRFGNYGNHEVYGKIDWTGASVIPLGRSFANNMYISDAYTDQLNLEGAYRYPLFLYEGLANLVGYLIIVWVFNLLWSFRPGATSGLYLVWYGVLRLALEPLRQESYLYYSIIALGFALAGTIIFIYYQFWAKIKYTTTIKHKIFKHYEYQNEAQYLAYVNRTSFSHLFKLTLSYTWFK